In Gemella haemolysans ATCC 10379, the genomic window TTAACTACTATTAGAAACGCTATAGCACATGGACATTTTGCTATAGTAGAAGATTATATAATTGGATTTAATCTAAAACTCTCTTCAAAAGATCCTGAGGGGTTGAGGAAAGCTATTATTAAGATTAAACCAAAACCATTACTTTCAGCTTTAGAGAAATTAGCTTCACCAATGGGTAAAGAATTATTACTTGCATATGCATTTAGAAAAGTTGGTTATGATGTTAAAGAGCCCAAAAATAGAAGTAGGGATTTTGATTTATGTCTTGAAAAGAATGGTAAAAAATATGTTATTGAGATAAAATCTTACAGAGGAAATACATATCTTCATCCTAAACATGTTGAAATCTTCCTTAAGAGAGCAGAAAAAGCTTTACCTGAGGTTGAGAGAGTTTTACTCGTTGATACTTCGAGGGTGACTAAGTCAGTAAGACAATTGGAATCAAAAATTAAAGATTTTAGAATTGTTGACATTAATGATGTAAAACTGTTACTAGGTGAAGAACCTGTAGATATATTAGA contains:
- a CDS encoding restriction endonuclease, yielding MAKRCCKKRREVAYKIEHSPRPIKLSEEMDKIIKNLLWYIPNIDSYQATKNEFISDRIYDEFSFTYIMEQMGMKESRDVRWIGQKEVISKEDWEFFEGEICTNCQKIIVAKYSTLSKINTLLTTIRNAIAHGHFAIVEDYIIGFNLKLSSKDPEGLRKAIIKIKPKPLLSALEKLASPMGKELLLAYAFRKVGYDVKEPKNRSRDFDLCLEKNGKKYVIEIKSYRGNTYLHPKHVEIFLKRAEKALPEVERVLLVDTSRVTKSVRQLESKIKDFRIVDINDVKLLLGEEPVDILEK